Proteins encoded by one window of Vampirovibrionales bacterium:
- a CDS encoding glycine--tRNA ligase subunit beta codes for MSHHYLLEIGTEELPPAFMETAPQELAAQVEAALAQHALDFERVWTTVTPRRLILRIDGLHDTQNSVEEAVKGPPTRIAFDADGNPTRAAEAFAAKQGVTMNELQREMFAGEECLATTVFKGGRPTRELLAEILPPLVLGLSGPRFMRWGDYDVRFARPIRWIVSLWDDAVSPLAIGPVQADRLSRASRMLGDVALSIPSAAAYEDVLATEGQICVNQDARRERIAALLAESAQAQGGALPEGPEYDALMQTVATLVESPSIVAGSFDEAFLAIPKPVITTVMASHQKYFPIERADGELMARFLAVSNGRPQAADNIRAGNERVLKARLQDARFFYEDDLKRPLEDRLNDLKGVTFQKGMGSLLDKTHRLVELSASLAQDLGYDAASMALVKRAALLSKTDLATSMVFEFTELQGEMGARYAALQGEDPLVSQALSEQYLPRFHGDAVAVSPMGVPLSVADKIDTMTAVFSREKVKMPTGSRDPLGLRRMANGLILTLLYNGHSLDLLACVERAFGLLNRQLPQENAGLTETLNRFDQFLSQRLRGILLDRGYRYDLIDAVADAAPPLQNLPLALARLDRLTHLLKDEPALTALLEPANRISRILGAAYQPQATLDQVNPKAFSCVEESALYEVARQIAADDDARQGDDDALATSLQTLAPAVDRFFEKALVNDPDPTVRANRLTLLSALNRYYLRLAAFSRIVMAQDTPVAAVLAE; via the coding sequence GTGAGTCATCACTATCTGCTTGAAATCGGCACGGAAGAATTGCCGCCCGCCTTCATGGAAACCGCGCCTCAGGAGCTGGCGGCGCAGGTTGAAGCGGCGCTGGCCCAGCATGCGCTCGACTTTGAACGCGTCTGGACAACGGTCACGCCGCGCCGCCTGATTCTCAGGATAGATGGATTACACGACACCCAGAACAGCGTGGAAGAGGCCGTTAAAGGCCCGCCCACGCGCATCGCCTTTGACGCCGACGGCAACCCCACGCGCGCCGCCGAGGCCTTTGCCGCAAAGCAGGGCGTGACGATGAACGAGCTTCAGCGCGAGATGTTCGCGGGCGAAGAATGTCTTGCGACCACCGTGTTTAAGGGGGGGCGTCCCACCCGCGAACTGCTGGCGGAGATCCTGCCGCCGCTGGTGTTGGGCCTGTCCGGGCCGCGCTTTATGCGTTGGGGCGATTACGACGTGCGCTTCGCCCGTCCCATCCGCTGGATTGTCTCGCTGTGGGATGATGCCGTTTCGCCGCTGGCGATTGGTCCTGTGCAGGCGGATCGCCTTTCGCGCGCGTCTCGCATGCTCGGCGACGTCGCGTTGTCCATTCCTTCTGCCGCAGCGTATGAAGACGTCCTGGCCACAGAGGGTCAGATATGCGTGAATCAGGACGCCCGGCGCGAGCGCATCGCCGCGTTGCTGGCGGAATCCGCTCAGGCCCAAGGTGGCGCCTTGCCCGAAGGCCCCGAATATGACGCTTTAATGCAAACGGTCGCCACGCTGGTAGAATCGCCGAGCATTGTCGCCGGAAGCTTCGACGAGGCCTTTCTCGCTATTCCCAAACCCGTGATTACCACCGTGATGGCCTCTCATCAAAAGTATTTCCCGATCGAGCGCGCCGATGGCGAGCTGATGGCGCGCTTTCTGGCGGTTTCTAACGGTCGCCCCCAAGCCGCTGATAACATTCGCGCTGGCAACGAACGCGTGCTCAAGGCCCGCTTGCAAGACGCCCGCTTCTTCTACGAAGACGACCTCAAGCGCCCGCTGGAAGATCGCCTGAACGATCTCAAAGGCGTGACCTTCCAGAAGGGTATGGGCTCGCTGCTCGATAAAACGCATCGTCTGGTCGAGCTGAGCGCCAGTCTGGCCCAGGATCTTGGATACGATGCGGCTTCGATGGCTCTCGTCAAGCGAGCGGCGTTATTATCGAAAACGGATTTGGCGACCTCCATGGTCTTCGAGTTCACCGAGCTTCAGGGTGAGATGGGCGCGCGTTATGCGGCCTTGCAAGGCGAAGATCCGCTGGTGTCGCAAGCGTTGAGCGAGCAGTATCTGCCGCGCTTTCATGGCGATGCGGTGGCTGTGTCGCCGATGGGCGTTCCGCTGAGCGTGGCGGATAAAATCGACACGATGACAGCGGTCTTTAGCCGCGAAAAGGTGAAGATGCCCACGGGATCGCGTGATCCGCTGGGACTGCGCCGCATGGCCAACGGCCTGATTCTCACATTGCTGTATAACGGGCATTCGCTGGATTTACTCGCCTGCGTCGAGCGCGCCTTTGGCCTGCTGAACCGCCAGTTGCCGCAAGAGAACGCGGGCCTGACCGAGACGCTGAATCGCTTTGACCAGTTTTTGTCCCAGCGCTTGCGCGGGATTCTGCTCGATCGCGGTTATCGTTATGACCTTATTGACGCGGTAGCCGACGCCGCGCCTCCGCTGCAGAATCTGCCGCTGGCGCTGGCCCGCCTGGACCGGCTGACGCATCTGCTGAAAGACGAACCCGCGCTGACGGCCCTGCTGGAGCCCGCCAATCGCATCAGCCGCATTCTGGGCGCTGCGTATCAGCCGCAAGCCACCCTCGATCAGGTGAATCCCAAAGCCTTTTCGTGCGTTGAAGAGTCGGCCCTCTATGAAGTGGCCCGACAGATTGCCGCCGACGACGACGCCCGGCAGGGCGACGATGACGCGCTGGCCACGTCGCTGCAAACGCTGGCCCCGGCCGTCGATCGCTTTTTCGAGAAGGCCCTGGTTAACGACCCCGATCCCACCGTACGCGCCAATCGCCTGACGCTGCTCAGCGCGTTGAATCGCTATTATCTGCGATTGGCCGCCTTCTCCCGGATCGTGATGGCGCAAGACACCCCTGTTGCGGCGGTTCTTGCTGAATAG
- a CDS encoding polyprenyl synthetase family protein — MMPPSCDSLTYESRFREPLAQVEAALTRYLQPQEPIAFNGVAIPGPQRLWEAMRYAALAPGKRIRPTLTLETCLACGGAYADALPTACAIEMVHAQSLVHDDLPCMDNDDLRRGQPTVHRAFDEATAVLAGDALLAMAFGVMTRHTPLNARVTPEILVALAADLSDVSSVCGLVNGQYADIYYENREFDAHALEYIHTYKTGALFRFAARSGARLAAGDDALITRFSRFGECLGLAFQIVDDILDVESSAQAMGKTVGKDAAQRKATYPALYGVSASRQKAAALMDEAHALLNAAPIADVQPLIALATFMVERIH; from the coding sequence ATGATGCCTCCTTCTTGCGATTCCCTCACCTACGAATCCCGTTTTCGCGAACCGCTGGCGCAGGTGGAGGCGGCCTTAACGCGCTATTTGCAGCCGCAAGAGCCTATCGCCTTTAACGGCGTCGCCATTCCCGGACCGCAACGCCTGTGGGAAGCAATGCGCTATGCCGCGCTGGCTCCCGGCAAACGAATCCGCCCCACGCTGACGCTGGAAACCTGCCTCGCCTGTGGCGGCGCTTACGCAGACGCCCTGCCCACGGCCTGCGCCATCGAAATGGTCCATGCGCAAAGCCTGGTGCACGACGATTTGCCATGTATGGACAACGACGATCTCCGACGGGGACAGCCCACGGTGCATCGCGCCTTCGATGAAGCCACGGCGGTGCTGGCAGGCGACGCCCTATTGGCGATGGCTTTTGGCGTCATGACGCGTCATACGCCTCTCAACGCGCGGGTTACCCCGGAAATCCTTGTCGCGCTGGCGGCCGATCTGTCAGACGTCAGCAGCGTTTGCGGTCTGGTGAATGGCCAATATGCCGATATTTACTACGAAAACCGAGAGTTTGACGCCCATGCGCTGGAGTACATCCACACGTACAAGACCGGCGCGCTGTTTCGATTCGCCGCCCGCAGCGGCGCGCGACTGGCCGCGGGCGATGACGCCCTGATTACGCGCTTCAGCCGATTTGGCGAGTGTCTCGGGCTGGCGTTTCAAATCGTCGATGATATTCTCGACGTTGAGTCGTCTGCTCAGGCGATGGGCAAGACGGTCGGCAAGGATGCCGCCCAGCGCAAGGCCACGTATCCTGCGCTATACGGCGTCTCAGCCTCTCGCCAGAAAGCCGCCGCGCTGATGGACGAGGCCCACGCCCTGCTCAATGCCGCCCCTATCGCCGATGTTCAGCCGCTGATAGCCTTGGCGACGTTTATGGTTGAGAGAATCCACTGA
- a CDS encoding tetratricopeptide repeat protein, whose translation MGVVKHLKLLARVFDFSAERYLRSAGDLFAFEGDYEAALAMIDKTLALSPRNERALVLKADILFCLNDDAAALRLLNQAIEAHPDRPEAYASKAGVLDALGKPREALQCCDLALSLIGRAHDYLLAPLLDQKLSLLIQIRRHRQALRLLNEASKLLNDDEYGYLQMCYRSALTQACRQRRRPASAASHLALCPTIAPEDSSQTLL comes from the coding sequence ATGGGCGTTGTGAAACACCTGAAGTTGTTGGCCCGCGTGTTTGATTTCTCCGCAGAACGCTATCTGCGCTCGGCAGGCGACTTGTTCGCCTTTGAGGGCGATTATGAAGCGGCACTGGCGATGATTGATAAAACGCTGGCTCTTTCGCCGCGCAATGAGCGCGCGCTGGTGTTGAAGGCCGACATCCTGTTCTGTCTTAACGATGATGCGGCGGCCTTGCGGCTGCTGAATCAGGCCATTGAGGCGCATCCGGACCGTCCTGAGGCTTATGCGTCAAAAGCGGGCGTTCTGGACGCGCTGGGAAAACCGCGTGAAGCCTTACAGTGCTGTGATCTGGCCCTGTCGCTCATCGGTCGGGCGCACGATTACTTACTGGCCCCGTTGCTGGACCAGAAGTTGAGTCTGTTGATTCAAATCCGGCGGCATCGTCAGGCGCTTCGTCTGTTGAATGAAGCCAGCAAACTGCTCAATGATGACGAGTACGGCTACCTTCAGATGTGCTACCGCAGCGCATTGACGCAAGCCTGTCGTCAGCGCCGGCGTCCGGCATCCGCAGCGTCGCATTTGGCGTTATGCCCGACGATTGCGCCCGAAGACTCTTCTCAAACCCTCCTGTAA
- the rlmN gene encoding 23S rRNA (adenine(2503)-C(2))-methyltransferase RlmN → MLTADPPVSQDVKTPLVGMTPQALRALATSLGEPAFRADQLHHWLYVKNARGFEEMSNLAKGFRSRLAQAYTVGCVTLADKQTSSDGTVKYLFRLADGKTVESVLMRFEDRDSLSACLSTQAGCAVGCSFCATGALGFSRQLTPGEIVDQYLAVQRDAGQEVRNVVLMGQGEPLLNFDATVAAIELLNRSAEVGMRHITLSTSGVAPQILELAERQWQLVLAVSLHAPDNALRDELVPINRKWPLEKLMGALRAYVSQTGRRLTIEYVMLAGVNDSPAQAQRLAGLLDGLKCNVNLIPYNPTGPQSRYQRPSRRAIDAFARLVGQSGKKVTVRLERGVDIAAACGQLANRFQNQNA, encoded by the coding sequence ATGTTGACCGCCGATCCGCCCGTGAGCCAGGACGTCAAAACCCCCTTGGTAGGGATGACGCCCCAGGCGTTGCGCGCGCTGGCGACATCGCTGGGCGAGCCGGCCTTTCGGGCCGATCAATTGCATCATTGGCTCTACGTCAAAAACGCCCGCGGCTTTGAGGAAATGAGTAATCTGGCCAAAGGTTTCCGCTCGCGTCTGGCGCAAGCGTATACCGTGGGCTGCGTGACGCTCGCCGACAAGCAGACCAGCAGTGACGGGACTGTCAAATATCTGTTTCGGCTGGCGGACGGTAAAACGGTGGAATCCGTGCTGATGCGCTTTGAGGACCGCGACAGTCTGAGCGCCTGCCTCAGCACGCAGGCGGGCTGCGCCGTGGGATGCAGTTTTTGCGCCACGGGCGCGTTGGGATTTTCGCGCCAGCTCACGCCCGGCGAAATTGTCGATCAGTATCTGGCCGTCCAGCGCGACGCCGGGCAGGAAGTGCGCAACGTCGTCCTGATGGGGCAAGGCGAGCCGCTGCTCAACTTTGACGCAACAGTTGCAGCCATCGAGCTGCTGAATCGTTCGGCAGAGGTAGGCATGCGGCACATTACCCTCTCGACGTCGGGCGTCGCGCCTCAAATTCTGGAACTGGCCGAGCGTCAGTGGCAACTCGTGCTGGCAGTTTCGCTCCATGCGCCCGACAACGCCCTGCGCGACGAACTGGTGCCGATTAACCGCAAATGGCCGCTGGAAAAGCTGATGGGCGCTTTACGGGCGTATGTTTCACAAACCGGGCGACGCCTGACGATTGAATACGTCATGTTGGCCGGCGTCAATGACTCGCCTGCCCAAGCGCAGCGGCTGGCGGGACTGCTCGATGGACTTAAATGCAACGTCAACCTAATCCCGTACAACCCCACCGGGCCACAGAGCCGCTATCAACGCCCTTCGCGTCGCGCGATTGACGCCTTTGCTCGTCTGGTCGGACAATCGGGCAAAAAGGTCACGGTGCGCCTGGAGCGCGGCGTGGATATTGCCGCCGCCTGCGGGCAATTGGCCAATCGCTTTCAGAATCAGAACGCGTAA
- a CDS encoding PBP1A family penicillin-binding protein — translation MIGMVTLTVLGVIVFALFLLAVNLGLVLANGASSLPDIKVLETYQPNQSTLIFDRNNSLIANIHGDEDRVVVKLRDISPNIQHAVMAIEDNRFYQHNGVDVRGTLRAMTTNLRGGDVQGGSTVTQQLVKNLFLTPDRTYSRKLAEALLAMRVEKFYSKNKIMEMYLNQVYWGNQAYGIEKAARRYFRKAAADLDIAESALLAGLLKAPEGLSPFAYPEAAKRRQLEVLDKMVEYGYITLEQRDTAARETIRLNSQRPKPSKHPYYVTYVIQELEKDYGEDVVRRGGLRVFTALDPQVQGAAEKALTEHVKSLSRGTHVSNGALVCIDVASAEIPAIVGGVDFDKSQFNNATQARRAAGSQFKPFVYLTGFRLGLITPETPISDRPVSFNTGYGVWRPKNWDGRFMGAMNIRRALTLSRNTPTVQIGMQVGIDEVISTARLAGITSPIDANFSSLLGSSGMAPIEMATAFSTFARGGIRMTPSAIRRVENVQGKALYIDKPAAQQVFDPNAVAMLNSILVDAVEKGTGKSAILENRQVAGKTGTTDQVRDIWFTGYTPDMVATVWMGNERYVPLNGVFSSNAAKVWHAFAQEYYRARTIVATEFPQPHAGSLVKRRDMVLNLNPPRPRPVVTPPLPELDADPQAADRAENVYRTFENRYAPGSQPPGARKPELIGPPIPGGGPVPAQPEPPARADAND, via the coding sequence ATGATCGGCATGGTGACGCTGACCGTGCTGGGCGTCATTGTGTTTGCGCTGTTCCTGCTGGCAGTGAATCTGGGACTGGTGCTGGCCAACGGCGCGTCGTCGCTGCCGGATATCAAGGTGCTGGAAACCTACCAGCCCAATCAGAGCACGCTGATTTTCGATCGCAACAACTCGCTCATCGCCAATATCCATGGCGATGAAGATCGTGTGGTGGTCAAGCTGCGCGACATCTCGCCCAATATCCAGCACGCCGTGATGGCCATTGAAGACAACCGCTTCTATCAGCACAACGGCGTCGATGTGCGCGGCACGTTGCGCGCGATGACGACCAACCTGCGCGGCGGCGACGTGCAAGGCGGCAGTACGGTGACCCAGCAGCTCGTTAAAAACCTCTTTTTAACGCCCGATCGCACGTATAGCCGCAAGCTGGCCGAAGCGCTGCTGGCGATGCGGGTCGAGAAGTTCTACAGCAAGAACAAAATCATGGAGATGTACCTCAATCAGGTGTATTGGGGTAATCAGGCCTATGGCATCGAGAAGGCCGCCCGCCGGTATTTCCGCAAAGCGGCTGCGGATCTCGATATCGCCGAATCGGCTTTGCTGGCCGGGCTGCTCAAGGCGCCCGAAGGCCTCTCGCCGTTTGCTTACCCGGAAGCCGCCAAGCGTCGCCAGCTCGAAGTGCTCGATAAAATGGTGGAATATGGCTATATCACCCTTGAGCAGCGTGATACGGCGGCCCGTGAGACTATCCGGCTTAATAGCCAGCGGCCAAAGCCGTCGAAACACCCGTATTACGTCACCTACGTCATTCAGGAGCTTGAAAAAGACTACGGTGAGGATGTCGTGCGGCGCGGCGGTCTGCGCGTCTTCACGGCGCTGGACCCGCAGGTGCAGGGCGCCGCAGAAAAGGCGCTCACTGAGCATGTCAAGTCACTCTCGCGCGGCACGCACGTCAGCAACGGGGCGCTGGTGTGCATCGACGTTGCTTCGGCAGAAATCCCGGCCATTGTCGGCGGGGTGGATTTCGACAAAAGCCAGTTTAACAATGCGACCCAGGCCCGACGCGCCGCAGGGTCGCAGTTCAAACCCTTTGTGTATCTCACCGGCTTTCGTCTGGGGCTGATTACGCCCGAGACGCCGATCTCAGACCGTCCGGTCAGCTTTAACACGGGCTATGGCGTGTGGCGTCCCAAAAACTGGGACGGGCGCTTTATGGGGGCGATGAACATTCGCCGGGCGCTGACGCTGTCGCGCAATACGCCCACAGTGCAAATCGGGATGCAGGTGGGCATCGATGAAGTCATCTCCACCGCGCGACTGGCGGGGATTACGTCTCCCATCGACGCTAATTTCTCCAGCCTGCTGGGCTCTTCCGGTATGGCGCCGATTGAAATGGCCACGGCTTTCAGCACGTTTGCGCGCGGCGGCATCCGTATGACGCCGAGCGCCATTCGCCGCGTCGAGAATGTTCAGGGCAAGGCGCTGTATATCGATAAACCCGCTGCGCAGCAGGTATTCGACCCCAATGCCGTCGCCATGCTCAACTCGATTCTGGTGGATGCCGTTGAGAAGGGCACGGGCAAGAGCGCCATTCTCGAAAACCGCCAGGTCGCAGGAAAAACCGGCACGACCGATCAGGTCCGCGACATCTGGTTTACCGGCTACACGCCCGACATGGTCGCCACAGTCTGGATGGGCAACGAGCGCTACGTCCCCCTGAATGGCGTCTTCAGCTCCAACGCCGCCAAAGTATGGCACGCTTTTGCGCAGGAATATTACCGGGCGCGAACCATTGTCGCCACGGAGTTCCCCCAGCCGCATGCCGGATCGCTGGTGAAGCGTCGCGACATGGTGCTGAATCTCAACCCGCCGCGCCCGCGTCCGGTGGTGACGCCGCCGCTGCCAGAACTCGATGCCGATCCCCAAGCCGCCGACCGCGCCGAAAACGTGTATCGCACCTTCGAAAATCGCTATGCGCCCGGTTCTCAGCCCCCCGGCGCTCGCAAGCCCGAGCTGATCGGCCCGCCGATTCCCGGCGGCGGCCCTGTCCCCGCCCAGCCCGAGCCGCCGGCGCGCGCCGACGCCAACGATTAG
- the lexA gene encoding repressor LexA — protein sequence MTAERETLPPKQRQVLDALSSFIRENGYPPSIQQLCRLCGVSSTSTIHHHVTALKKKGFIHWNAAEKRAICINPDVIESPGKLPILGAIAAGQPLQTVTDSVETLNLSEDLCPIGCYALRVRGDSMIEDHILDGDMVIINPKAAVRDGDVVVALVEGESTTLKRIYREPERVRLQPANAAMGPIYATDVQVQGKVEAVIRHVT from the coding sequence ATGACCGCCGAACGGGAAACCCTTCCTCCCAAACAACGGCAAGTGCTCGATGCGCTTTCGTCTTTTATCCGCGAAAACGGTTATCCGCCCTCGATTCAGCAACTCTGCCGCTTGTGCGGCGTGAGTTCCACCTCGACCATTCACCACCATGTGACGGCCCTTAAAAAGAAAGGCTTTATCCACTGGAACGCCGCTGAAAAGCGCGCCATTTGCATTAACCCCGATGTGATAGAGAGCCCCGGCAAGCTGCCGATTCTGGGAGCTATCGCCGCTGGTCAGCCGTTGCAGACGGTCACCGATTCGGTGGAAACCCTGAACCTGAGTGAAGACCTCTGCCCCATCGGTTGTTACGCCCTGCGCGTGCGCGGCGACAGCATGATTGAAGATCATATTCTGGATGGCGATATGGTAATTATTAACCCCAAAGCTGCCGTGCGCGATGGCGACGTCGTCGTGGCGCTGGTCGAAGGCGAGTCGACGACGCTCAAACGTATTTATCGCGAACCCGAACGCGTGCGCCTGCAACCGGCAAACGCCGCCATGGGGCCGATTTACGCCACTGACGTACAGGTTCAGGGCAAAGTCGAGGCCGTGATTCGTCACGTGACCTGA
- a CDS encoding 2-oxoacid:ferredoxin oxidoreductase subunit beta, translated as MATNVQNKPLTARDYKSDLLSDWCPGCGDFGIVAALQGALAELQIPQHRVAVVGGVGCSSKSPHLMQTYGIHTLHGRPVPFALGVALANPDLTVVVTGGDGDGYGIGSGHFMNAGRRNVDMTYLVYNNEVYGLTKGQASPTLAYGQQTKSLPVPNVQERVDPLSLAICSGYTFVARSYAYNKKHLTETIKRAIQHPGMAIVDILQPCPTYNDLHTKEWYDQSIGVGATQTPRVYDIEAEGYCGKVNNPKDAAEWERKEIAALTKIRTPEDRIAVGVYWEVIKPTFMERLYPLNPQLKERAVCLAPLADNAGKPLANLGNVYEEFRVS; from the coding sequence ATGGCTACTAATGTTCAAAACAAACCCCTGACCGCGCGCGATTACAAGTCGGATCTGCTGTCCGACTGGTGTCCCGGCTGCGGCGATTTCGGGATTGTCGCCGCGTTGCAAGGCGCGCTGGCTGAGCTTCAGATTCCGCAGCACCGCGTGGCGGTGGTCGGCGGCGTCGGCTGCTCCAGCAAGTCGCCCCACCTGATGCAAACCTACGGCATCCACACCCTGCACGGCCGCCCTGTGCCCTTCGCCCTGGGCGTGGCCCTTGCCAACCCGGATCTCACTGTCGTGGTGACCGGCGGCGACGGCGACGGTTACGGCATCGGCTCGGGTCACTTCATGAACGCCGGTCGGCGCAACGTGGATATGACCTATCTCGTCTACAACAATGAGGTCTACGGTCTGACCAAAGGCCAGGCCTCTCCCACGTTGGCCTATGGACAGCAAACCAAATCGCTGCCCGTGCCCAACGTCCAGGAGCGCGTTGACCCGCTGTCGCTGGCGATTTGCTCGGGCTACACGTTTGTGGCGCGCAGCTACGCCTACAACAAAAAGCACCTGACGGAGACCATCAAGCGCGCCATCCAGCACCCTGGCATGGCCATTGTGGATATCCTGCAACCGTGCCCCACGTATAACGACCTGCATACCAAAGAATGGTATGACCAGTCGATCGGCGTCGGCGCCACGCAAACCCCGCGCGTGTACGATATCGAAGCCGAAGGGTACTGCGGCAAGGTGAACAACCCCAAAGACGCTGCGGAATGGGAGCGCAAGGAAATCGCCGCGCTCACCAAAATCCGCACGCCCGAAGACCGCATCGCTGTGGGCGTGTATTGGGAAGTCATTAAGCCCACGTTCATGGAGCGCCTCTATCCGCTCAATCCGCAGCTGAAAGAGCGCGCCGTGTGCCTGGCCCCGCTGGCCGACAATGCCGGCAAACCGCTGGCCAATCTCGGTAACGTCTACGAAGAGTTCCGCGTCTCCTAG
- a CDS encoding 2-oxoacid:acceptor oxidoreductase subunit alpha, with the protein MTNTETVNHFSWTIGGPQGTGVDSSAILFVRACALAGLYCYGKREYESTIKGGHSYTNVRVSETFINSHVDPIHLFTAYEKTAPLVHAPAITPGGALIYDPKVTDPAQLGLQNGVSAIAIPYDELLNELAAELNQPLAKVMIMKNTLAVGASLAMVKFDPQYVEAALKGIFTDRKAALVPMNMRAVEKGYEAIEKLGVAANFPYRLEARPDNPERLVMSGTSAVALGKVKAGCKFQTYYPITPASDESVYLESIAAEFGMNVVQCEDEIASACMAVGAALTGVRAATSTSCPGFGLMAEGIGWASMNEVPVVIVDYQRGTPATGLPTRHEQADLLFTAFISHGTPQRIVVAPGTMAEYFEDAFNAFNYAEQYQMPVLMLTDKCLANNTMTIHPFDESKLVINRGKLVSDEELARLSQQPEYQGVFKRYAFSEDGVSPRSFVGQEHGIHWNAGDEHSEIGHIWEDPENRIKMMQKRQKKLETALKGIPQDKQFKLYGPENAECTVVVWGSTLGPLLDALPILNSDGLSVNVLQLRLMVPFPVDGVSQILNRAKIKVGFEMNNTGQLAKLIRMETGIAMDHMILKYTGRPVSETEAVAAVRDVMKQQVKEVVLHYGY; encoded by the coding sequence ATGACCAATACCGAAACCGTCAACCACTTCTCGTGGACGATCGGCGGGCCGCAAGGCACCGGCGTCGATTCGTCCGCTATTCTGTTCGTGCGCGCCTGCGCGCTGGCCGGGCTGTACTGCTACGGCAAGCGCGAGTACGAATCCACTATTAAAGGCGGCCACAGTTATACCAACGTCCGCGTGAGCGAAACCTTTATCAATTCGCACGTAGACCCTATCCACCTGTTTACCGCCTACGAAAAGACGGCCCCGCTGGTGCATGCGCCCGCGATCACGCCCGGCGGCGCGCTGATTTACGACCCCAAAGTCACGGATCCTGCGCAATTGGGCTTGCAAAATGGCGTGTCGGCCATCGCAATCCCTTACGATGAACTCCTCAACGAATTGGCGGCGGAACTCAATCAGCCGCTGGCCAAAGTGATGATCATGAAAAACACCCTGGCCGTCGGCGCCTCGCTGGCCATGGTGAAATTCGATCCTCAATACGTCGAAGCCGCGCTGAAAGGCATCTTTACGGATCGCAAGGCCGCGCTGGTGCCCATGAACATGCGCGCCGTTGAAAAAGGCTACGAAGCGATTGAAAAGCTCGGCGTGGCCGCGAACTTCCCGTATCGCCTGGAGGCTCGCCCCGACAATCCAGAACGCCTCGTGATGAGCGGCACCTCCGCCGTTGCGTTGGGTAAAGTCAAAGCGGGCTGCAAATTCCAGACCTATTACCCGATTACGCCCGCCAGCGACGAGAGCGTCTATCTGGAGTCGATCGCTGCCGAATTCGGTATGAACGTGGTGCAGTGCGAAGATGAAATCGCGTCGGCCTGTATGGCGGTTGGCGCTGCGCTGACCGGCGTGCGCGCTGCGACATCGACTTCCTGCCCCGGCTTTGGCCTGATGGCTGAAGGCATCGGCTGGGCTTCAATGAATGAAGTGCCGGTGGTCATTGTCGACTACCAGCGCGGAACGCCCGCAACCGGTCTGCCCACGCGCCATGAGCAAGCCGACCTGTTGTTTACGGCCTTTATTTCTCACGGGACCCCGCAGCGGATCGTCGTGGCCCCCGGTACGATGGCGGAATACTTTGAAGACGCCTTCAACGCCTTCAACTACGCCGAACAGTACCAGATGCCCGTCCTGATGCTGACCGATAAGTGTCTGGCCAACAACACCATGACGATTCACCCGTTTGACGAGTCTAAACTCGTCATTAATCGCGGCAAGCTGGTGAGCGACGAAGAGCTGGCCCGCCTGTCCCAGCAGCCGGAGTATCAGGGCGTCTTCAAGCGTTACGCCTTCAGCGAAGATGGCGTCTCGCCGCGCAGCTTCGTTGGTCAGGAACACGGTATTCACTGGAACGCCGGCGACGAGCACAGCGAAATCGGCCATATCTGGGAAGACCCTGAAAACCGCATCAAAATGATGCAAAAGCGCCAGAAAAAGCTGGAAACGGCGCTCAAGGGCATTCCTCAAGACAAGCAGTTCAAGCTGTACGGCCCGGAAAACGCCGAATGCACGGTGGTTGTCTGGGGCTCGACGCTGGGACCGCTGCTGGACGCGCTGCCGATTCTCAACAGCGACGGCCTGTCGGTTAATGTTCTGCAATTGCGCCTGATGGTGCCTTTCCCCGTGGACGGCGTCAGTCAGATCCTCAACCGCGCCAAAATCAAGGTCGGTTTCGAGATGAACAACACCGGTCAGCTCGCCAAGCTGATCCGTATGGAAACGGGCATCGCGATGGATCACATGATCCTCAAATATACGGGACGCCCGGTCTCGGAAACCGAAGCCGTGGCTGCGGTGCGAGACGTGATGAAACAGCAAGTGAAAGAGGTGGTGCTGCACTATGGCTACTAA